A genomic segment from Haladaptatus sp. R4 encodes:
- a CDS encoding GxGYxYP domain-containing protein: protein MDRNQSYDSTENSFEFNRRQFMWGVSASSALGISGIASGTATSENGHPMYKGITWPKNQALPKFRKAKYLDVLDIREVEFSHLFLTTLQGVVNRKRPRIYIITDFEEGPHTWISEFDVDYTVHNTESEIQSVIDDYIDEIRTVIVYDPDVPASVNVGTTIAGVEDGVVTDHKLGMELINKYDHLDLRDLRGKFDDAQTAYQWQLDEYWSETSDRHIVGLSGGDDVPVEEIPSERQDYYDVVLAESNQIRDSSNHDVYEVDLSSYLGSNAFYLRFDDAFEDDGWGPGVYSIRVETHTGNTVADFQPTTDDEDQYLYDPNNSKVKENLKLRFADMGAYFIYKFQTPTEATGLTAYIEMENQFEVAATTTTPPDPSETVFKPFSKFRDYAVATRALTLWPNGDIQDLFGTVLDRLEPNSPYLGWFGSDFEGEVSGVEQCSQNSVYVGATDYFDNMTVFSGVNANVGCRHYHWGADCPQLENKVYVTLTYTEGDNLQYNQHRMRYLWDDDARGEIPINWSTSPQLADAAPSILSHYQRTATENDHLTCGPSGLGYMYPRPWPDETLEEFTKQTARYMRRTDLNTIYMLDRESGENVSLSAETINQYAEDINPKGVTLNFGGEVPAETDILNDRLARAAGPLVSDADRLVDVIESETPDDWNGESPVFIAIGLLAWNLTPTEVVEGLEDLGSEYEIVTSDDFFDLVWEEGDQ, encoded by the coding sequence AACAGCTTCGAATTTAACCGACGTCAATTCATGTGGGGAGTCAGCGCATCATCAGCGCTTGGAATATCCGGCATTGCGTCTGGTACTGCGACAAGTGAAAACGGTCATCCCATGTACAAGGGGATCACATGGCCGAAGAACCAAGCTCTACCCAAGTTTCGGAAGGCGAAATACCTGGATGTTCTTGACATCCGTGAAGTGGAGTTTAGCCATCTATTTCTCACTACATTACAAGGAGTAGTGAATCGAAAACGACCCCGTATATACATCATTACTGACTTTGAAGAAGGACCACATACTTGGATTAGCGAGTTCGATGTCGATTATACTGTTCACAACACCGAAAGTGAGATCCAGTCCGTTATCGACGACTATATTGACGAGATCAGAACAGTGATCGTGTATGATCCAGATGTTCCTGCATCCGTTAATGTGGGTACCACGATCGCAGGGGTAGAAGACGGGGTTGTCACCGATCATAAACTAGGGATGGAGTTGATCAATAAGTACGATCATCTCGATCTACGGGATCTCCGTGGAAAGTTCGATGATGCACAGACTGCGTATCAATGGCAACTGGATGAATATTGGTCAGAGACAAGTGATCGGCATATCGTTGGTTTATCTGGTGGTGATGATGTACCAGTCGAGGAGATCCCAAGTGAACGTCAAGACTATTATGATGTAGTCTTGGCTGAAAGCAACCAAATACGAGACAGTTCGAACCACGATGTGTATGAAGTTGATCTTTCTTCGTATCTCGGTAGTAACGCTTTCTACCTCCGATTCGATGATGCGTTCGAGGATGATGGTTGGGGCCCAGGAGTGTACAGCATTCGTGTAGAAACGCATACTGGTAATACTGTCGCCGACTTCCAGCCTACTACTGATGATGAAGATCAATATCTATATGATCCAAACAATTCGAAAGTAAAAGAAAATTTGAAATTAAGATTCGCAGACATGGGTGCCTACTTTATCTATAAATTTCAGACGCCCACTGAGGCGACGGGATTGACCGCCTACATAGAAATGGAAAATCAGTTTGAAGTTGCAGCAACGACTACCACGCCCCCCGATCCATCCGAGACTGTGTTCAAGCCATTCTCGAAATTCCGCGATTATGCGGTTGCAACACGGGCCTTGACGCTGTGGCCTAATGGGGATATACAGGATCTGTTTGGGACGGTTCTCGATAGATTGGAACCAAACAGTCCCTACCTTGGGTGGTTCGGTAGTGATTTCGAGGGAGAAGTAAGTGGCGTCGAGCAGTGTTCACAGAATTCAGTCTATGTTGGGGCAACCGATTATTTTGACAATATGACTGTCTTCTCCGGTGTGAACGCAAACGTTGGCTGTCGGCATTATCATTGGGGAGCTGATTGTCCTCAGCTGGAGAACAAGGTGTATGTTACTCTTACGTATACCGAAGGAGACAACCTACAATATAATCAACATCGAATGCGATACCTCTGGGATGATGACGCTCGTGGTGAAATACCGATAAATTGGTCAACATCACCACAATTAGCGGACGCAGCTCCGTCGATCCTGTCACACTACCAGCGCACCGCAACTGAAAACGACCACTTGACCTGTGGTCCATCCGGTCTTGGATATATGTATCCACGTCCGTGGCCAGATGAAACGCTGGAGGAATTCACGAAACAGACAGCACGCTATATGCGACGGACTGATCTCAATACCATATATATGTTGGATCGTGAAAGTGGCGAGAACGTGTCCCTAAGTGCCGAAACCATCAACCAATATGCGGAAGATATCAATCCAAAAGGGGTCACGCTCAATTTCGGCGGTGAAGTTCCAGCGGAGACCGACATCCTTAATGATCGACTTGCCCGAGCTGCCGGTCCCCTCGTTAGCGATGCAGATCGGCTTGTCGACGTAATCGAATCGGAAACACCCGACGACTGGAACGGGGAATCACCAGTCTTCATCGCCATCGGTCTCCTTGCGTGGAACCTGACTCCCACCGAAGTCGTGGAAGGGCTTGAAGATCTTGGGTCCGAATACGAGATCGTAACTAGCGACGATTTCTTCGATTTGGTCTGGGAGGAAGGTGATCAGTGA